Proteins encoded in a region of the Methylobacterium radiotolerans JCM 2831 genome:
- a CDS encoding multidrug effflux MFS transporter produces MGLTRAAPAHPPIRPGSAAFSALLGLLAALPTFGIDMILPSLSDTAAALHVPATAMGAAMGVYLLGFGGALLVYGPVSDRLGRKPAIVCGCLLLVVGSLGCGAARTLPDFLLFRAVQGIGAAGPGMAVLAMVRDLFEGEAARARMSFVVLTINVVPTVAPTLGAGLMHLGGWRLIHAAPVAAALAALVAIRHVDEPLRRAADPGPASGILRGYGRILASRVFLGHALCNAAAAGAVFAYITGSALVFVDALGLDPLAYGLVFGASSLSVMAGAFLNGRLAARGVPPPRVIAAGLALATGAAAALLVAALARPPAALPVVAAMVGVALAFGLVSPNAMHGATERNPEDAGAASAVAVFLQMLAAAIASDLVARFFDGRSALSMAAAMLGCCLTAAAAHAGLARSAPRAPSQPHGEPA; encoded by the coding sequence TTGGGCCTGACCCGCGCCGCCCCGGCGCATCCCCCCATCCGCCCCGGCTCGGCCGCCTTCTCGGCGCTGCTCGGGCTGCTGGCGGCGCTCCCCACCTTCGGGATCGACATGATCCTGCCGAGCCTGTCGGACACGGCGGCCGCGCTGCATGTCCCGGCCACCGCGATGGGCGCGGCTATGGGCGTCTACCTGCTCGGCTTCGGCGGCGCGCTGCTGGTCTACGGTCCGGTCTCGGACCGGCTGGGCCGCAAGCCGGCCATCGTCTGCGGCTGCCTCCTCCTCGTCGTCGGCAGCCTCGGCTGCGGCGCGGCGCGGACGCTGCCGGACTTCCTGCTGTTCCGGGCCGTGCAGGGGATCGGCGCGGCGGGCCCGGGCATGGCGGTCCTCGCGATGGTGCGCGACCTGTTCGAGGGCGAGGCGGCGCGCGCCCGGATGTCGTTCGTCGTCCTCACCATCAACGTGGTGCCGACGGTGGCCCCGACCCTCGGCGCCGGTCTGATGCATCTCGGCGGCTGGCGCCTGATCCACGCCGCGCCGGTCGCCGCCGCCCTGGCGGCCCTGGTGGCGATCCGGCACGTCGACGAGCCCCTGCGGCGCGCCGCGGATCCCGGGCCGGCCTCCGGGATCCTGCGCGGCTACGGGCGGATTCTGGCGAGCCGGGTCTTCCTCGGCCACGCCCTGTGCAACGCCGCGGCGGCGGGGGCGGTCTTCGCCTACATCACCGGCTCGGCGCTGGTCTTCGTCGACGCCCTCGGCCTCGACCCGCTGGCCTACGGGCTGGTCTTCGGGGCGAGCTCCCTGTCGGTGATGGCGGGCGCCTTCCTGAACGGGCGGCTCGCGGCCCGGGGCGTCCCCCCGCCGCGGGTGATCGCCGCCGGCCTCGCCCTGGCGACGGGCGCGGCGGCCGCGCTCCTCGTCGCCGCGCTGGCCCGGCCGCCCGCGGCCCTGCCGGTGGTCGCCGCGATGGTCGGCGTGGCCCTGGCCTTCGGCCTCGTCTCGCCCAACGCCATGCACGGCGCGACGGAGCGCAACCCGGAGGACGCGGGCGCGGCCAGCGCCGTCGCGGTCTTCCTGCAGATGCTCGCGGCGGCCATCGCCAGCGATCTCGTGGCCCGGTTCTTCGACGGCCGGTCCGCCCTGTCGATGGCCGCCGCGATGCTCGGCTGCTGCCTCACGGCCGCCGCCGCCCACGCGGGTCTCGCCCGATCGGCACCCCGCGCCCCCTCCCAGCCCCACGGAGAACCCGCATGA